The Xylanibacillus composti DNA segment AGGCAAGAAGGAAACGGTGGCAGCCCACGCAGCATTCCACCCGCGCATGTGGGAACAGATTGAAGCGATCGAAGAGAGCCTTAAGCCTTATGACAACACTTTATTTCCGGGAACATTGCATCTTTCATTGACCAATGACAATGGCGACATCGACTACTATATCGCCGTAGCAACTTCCAAACCGTGTCCTGAAACATTTGACCGGCTGAACATTCCCGGACAACTGTGGGCGGTGTTTCAGGTGGAAGGCGAAATGCCGGAAGCCTTGTTGACAACATGGGAGCAGGTATATACCGAATGGTTCCCAACATCGAATTACGAGCTGGCCGAGGCGCCTGAAATGGTAAGGGGACACGCTGCAAACCATGAGATCTGGATTCCGGTGAAGAAACGGAAATGAACAAGCGGGAGGAGGCGCCCGCGGCGGGTTCACACCCCCTCCTCCCGAACCAAGCGGGCAAACACCCGGTAAGACGAACTGGTGAACGATTCGTGCCGCCGCACCAGTCCCGTCTCGATATACCGATACTTCTCCGGGATCGGATGGACATACAACTGTTCATATGCGCCGCTTAATACGGACCGCGACAGCAATGTGCACGCCAGCCCCGCCTTCACACTGCCCAGCAGCGTTTCAAGCGAGCGAATCTCCAGAAAACTGCGGAATGTCACGCCTTCGTCTTTGTGCCATTGCTCCAGTCTGGCGCGGAACGGACATCCCGCGGGGGCGACGACCCACCTTTGTTTCAAAAGGTCCGCCCCGCCTCCGCTCAACGGACTGCCGGACAGCAGCACCAGTTCATCGGTGTACAGCCAGTCGACCGTCAGGTTGGCACCCGCCAGCTCACCTGTTACCAATGCCGCGTCGAATTCCGCGTTTTTCAACTTTTGCAGCAGTTCCGCCGTATTCCCCGTTTCCAGCCGAAGCGACACATCCTCGTACTGCCGCTGATACCTGGAGATCAGGCGGATGAAATTCCCACATGTAACGCTTTCGACGACGCCGATTCGCAGTATTCCGGACGGTGTGCCGTCGTCTTTCAATACACGAACCGACTCCTCGGCCATTCTTAAGATAGAATCCGCATATTGTCGAAAAAGCATCCCTTTCTCTGTAATCCGTACCCCTTTGGGTTCTCGATGAAATAGAAGGACACCTAATTCCTCCTCTAATCTGCGCAATCGTGCGGTTACGTTAGACTGGACATACCCTAATCGATCAGCGGCACGTGAGATACTTCCCTCCTCGGCAATCGCTTGAAACACTCTCAAGTCTCTCAGCTCCACAGGAAACCTCCATCACTATTAATGATGCTTTTATTCTAAATAATCATTATACATGATATGTATTTGCATGTATACTCGAACTATCACAAGGAAAGGAGGCAACGGACATGGCC contains these protein-coding regions:
- a CDS encoding LysR family transcriptional regulator, which codes for MELRDLRVFQAIAEEGSISRAADRLGYVQSNVTARLRRLEEELGVLLFHREPKGVRITEKGMLFRQYADSILRMAEESVRVLKDDGTPSGILRIGVVESVTCGNFIRLISRYQRQYEDVSLRLETGNTAELLQKLKNAEFDAALVTGELAGANLTVDWLYTDELVLLSGSPLSGGGADLLKQRWVVAPAGCPFRARLEQWHKDEGVTFRSFLEIRSLETLLGSVKAGLACTLLSRSVLSGAYEQLYVHPIPEKYRYIETGLVRRHESFTSSSYRVFARLVREEGV